Proteins co-encoded in one Amaranthus tricolor cultivar Red isolate AtriRed21 chromosome 7, ASM2621246v1, whole genome shotgun sequence genomic window:
- the LOC130817858 gene encoding arabinosyltransferase RRA2-like yields MKGGRRDVVMTSGINISVVQSHRNTRIVIAIVILVSMGCVFALFYPHGFFHTYPSSTAITKRFFQSSLQDCEHNKQIKTMKSDAVGSKYVELREQIKELKKKLRLVEQPNAGPFGSVKGLKTNPTVVPDESVNPKLAKILKRVAVKKELIVVLANSNVKDMLNLQVSSIKKVGIANYLVVCLDDKIERYCKSNGVAVYKRGPDVQIDAIGKTEDSRAVSGLKFRILREFLQLGYSVLLSDVDIIYLQNPFDHLYRDSDIESMTDGHDNKTAYGYADIFDDTTMGWSRYVHTTRIWVYNSGFFYIRPTIPSIEVLDRVTDKLSKQGGWDQAVFNEVLFYPSHPGYEGIHASKRTMDLYSFMNSRVLFKTVRKDPKLKKFKPVVIHINYHPDKLPRMKAVYEFYFNDKWQALDSFSDGTAI; encoded by the exons ATGAAGGGGGGTCGTCGAGATGTTGTGATGACGAGCGGCATCAACATTAGTGTTGTTCAATCACATAGGAATACTCGGATTGTTATAGCCATTGTAATCCTTGTTTCGATGGGCTGTGTTTTCGCATTATTTTATCCTCATGGTTTCTTCCATACGTATCCTTCTTCAACTGCCATTACCAAACGCTTCTTTCAATCTTCTCTGCAG GATTGTGAACATAACAAGCAAATCAAAACAATGAAGTCCGATGCTGTTGGGTCGAAATATGTCGAATTAAGGGAACAAATCAAGGAGCTAAAGAAGAAATTAAGGTTAGTCGAACAACCTAATGCTGGGCCTTTTGGTTCGGTCAAGGGTTTAAAGACGAATCCAACTGTCGTACCAGATGAATCTGTGAACCCCAAACTAGCAAAGATACTAAAAAGAGTTGCTGTGAAGAAAGAGCTTATTGTTGTGTTAGCAAATTCTAATGTGAAGGACATGTTAAATTTGCAAGTATCAAGCATCAAGAAAGTAGGAATAGCCAATTATTTGGTTGTGTGTTTGGATGACAAAATTGAGAGATATTGTAAATCTAATGGTGTGGCGGTCTATAAACGAGGCCCTGATGTTCAAATCGATGCAATTGGAAAGACAGAAGATAGCCGTGCTGTTTCTGGATTAAAGTTTCGAATTCTAAGAGAGTTCTTGCAGCTTGGTTATAGTGTTCTCTTATCGGATGTTGATATAATATATTTGCAAAACCCATTTGATCATCTTTATCGGGATTCAGATATAGAATCAATGACCGATGGTCATGATAATAAGACTGCTTATGGTTATGCAGACATCTTCGATGATACAACAATGGGTTGGTCTCGATATGTTCATACAACAAGGATTTGGGTATATAATTCGGGTTTCTTTTATATTAGACCGACAATTCCTTCCATTGAGGTTTTAGATCGTGTTACCGATAAACTTTCTAAGCAAGGGGGGTGGGATCAAGCAGTTTTTAATGAAGTGTTGTTTTACCCTTCTCATCCAGGCTATGAAGGGATTCATGCTTCGAAGAGGACTATGGATTTATACTCTTTTATGAATAGTAGGGTTTTATTCAAGACTGTAAGGAAAGACCCTAAGTTGAAGAAGTTTAAACCAGTGGTGATTCATATAAACTACCATCCTGACAAGCTTCCAAGGATGAAAGCTGTTTATGAGTTTTATTTCAATGATAAGTGGCAGGCTTTGGACTCTTTTTCTGATGGTACTGCAATCTAA
- the LOC130817859 gene encoding uncharacterized protein LOC130817859 yields MESGQQSGASLSQKGLTDDLLSNSSNINAVSTVKKLLFRRMLVGVNDGRFFMGNFHCMDKQGNIILQDALEFRSLRRSSPSPMEQRGLGLVLIPSSCRTSCHIDCSVDEQLSLLLIKDD; encoded by the coding sequence ATGGAATCAGGACAACAATCAGGGGCATCCTTGTCTCAAAAAGGCTTGACTGATGATCTGCTCTCAAATTCCAGCAACATAAATGCCGTTAGTACTGTCAAGAAGCTTCTGTTTCGTCGAATGTTGGTGGGTGTGAATGATGGAAGATTTTTCATGGGGAACTTTCATTGCATGGATAAGCAAGGCAACATAATTTTGCAAGATGCCCTAGAGTTTCGAAGCCTAAGACGGTCATCTCCGTCACCTATGGAACAACGTGGACTTGGTCTTGTTCTCATCCCCTCATCATGTCGAACCTCTTGCCATATTGATTGCTCTGTGGATGAACAATTATCATTGCTCTTAATCAAGGACGATTAG